From Microbacterium croceum, a single genomic window includes:
- a CDS encoding histidinol-phosphate transaminase, with product MTEPILPRIRPAIAALAPYRQGKQAGPDAFKLSSNENPFDPLPSVVSALQHTTPINRYPDATATRLRERLGARYGVEPDQVHVAAGSVSILHQLILATASVGDEVIYAWRSFEAYPSLPLVAGATGVPVPLTTGSRHDLDAMADAVTDRTRAIILCTPNNPTGPIITSAEFAAFAERVPSDILIILDEAYAEFVTAADAVDGLAERVFERHPNVVVLRTFSKAYGLAGLRIGYAIGNEKVLDAARTTGIPLSVTSAAENAAIASLDAEAELLERVAVIVERRTLLVDGLRAQGWDVPDAQANFVWLPTGAGTDDAAAAFVAADLIVRPFSGDGIRISVGEHESVEKVLQVSESIVRTLQP from the coding sequence GTGACCGAGCCGATCCTGCCCCGCATCCGTCCTGCCATCGCCGCCCTCGCGCCGTATCGGCAGGGCAAGCAGGCGGGACCGGACGCATTCAAGCTGTCGAGCAATGAGAACCCGTTCGATCCGCTGCCCTCTGTGGTCTCGGCGCTGCAGCACACGACGCCGATCAACCGCTATCCGGATGCCACCGCCACCCGTCTGCGCGAACGTCTCGGCGCGCGCTACGGCGTCGAGCCCGACCAGGTGCATGTCGCCGCGGGCAGCGTGTCGATCCTGCATCAGCTGATCCTCGCGACCGCCTCGGTCGGCGACGAGGTCATCTACGCGTGGCGCTCCTTCGAGGCATACCCCAGCCTCCCGCTCGTGGCGGGGGCGACCGGGGTGCCGGTGCCCCTCACAACCGGATCACGCCACGACCTCGACGCGATGGCGGATGCCGTGACCGACCGCACGCGCGCGATCATCCTCTGCACGCCCAACAACCCCACCGGCCCGATCATCACGAGCGCCGAGTTCGCGGCCTTCGCCGAGCGCGTGCCGTCCGACATCCTGATCATTCTCGATGAGGCATATGCCGAGTTCGTGACGGCCGCGGACGCGGTCGACGGTCTGGCGGAGCGCGTGTTCGAGCGCCACCCGAACGTGGTCGTACTGCGAACCTTCTCCAAGGCTTACGGGCTGGCCGGCCTCCGCATCGGCTACGCGATCGGCAACGAGAAGGTGCTCGACGCTGCTCGCACCACCGGCATCCCGCTGTCGGTCACCTCCGCCGCCGAGAACGCCGCGATCGCGAGCCTCGATGCCGAAGCCGAACTCCTCGAACGCGTCGCGGTGATCGTCGAGCGGCGCACACTCCTGGTCGACGGCCTCCGGGCGCAGGGCTGGGACGTGCCCGATGCCCAGGCGAACTTCGTCTGGCTGCCGACCGGAGCGGGCACGGACGATGCGGCTGCGGCCTTCGTCGCGGCGGACCTGATCGTTCGTCCGTTCTCGGGCGACGGCATCCGCATATCCGTCGGAGAGCATGAGTCGGTGGAGAAGGTCCTACAGGTTTCGGAATCCATTGTGCGGACCCTCCAGCCCTAG
- a CDS encoding phage holin family protein yields MRFIIRVVVNAFALWVVTLIPALQVQITAFPPAETLQLVLTLLLVAAIFALVNTIIGTVVKIVAFPLYIITLGLIGFVINGFLLWLTAWITSGFGWGLTVGDFWWGVVAALIISVINGIFGFILRPQSKKPRRD; encoded by the coding sequence ATGCGCTTCATCATCCGAGTCGTCGTCAACGCGTTCGCCCTGTGGGTCGTGACGCTGATCCCCGCCCTGCAGGTGCAGATCACCGCGTTCCCACCTGCCGAGACGCTGCAGCTCGTGCTGACGCTGCTCTTGGTCGCCGCGATCTTCGCGCTCGTGAACACGATCATCGGCACCGTGGTGAAGATCGTCGCGTTCCCGCTCTACATCATCACCTTGGGTCTCATCGGTTTCGTGATCAACGGCTTCCTGCTGTGGCTCACGGCCTGGATCACGAGCGGTTTCGGCTGGGGCCTCACGGTCGGCGACTTCTGGTGGGGCGTCGTGGCGGCACTCATCATCTCGGTGATCAACGGCATCTTCGGCTTCATCCTTCGTCCGCAGAGTAAGAAGCCCCGGCGCGACTGA
- a CDS encoding low molecular weight protein-tyrosine-phosphatase: MTSPDPFRVIFVCTGNICRSPMAEVVFRDLAERQGLGSRIVSRSAGTGDWHLGERADHRTIDSLSRRGYDGSQHRAKQFTLASFADNDLIVALDRTHERILREWAMDDDQEGKVTLLLAFDPDASTHDVPDPYYAGTDMFDSVLGMIEAATRGLFRQLEPALRLPRTPRI; this comes from the coding sequence GTGACATCCCCGGATCCCTTCCGCGTGATCTTCGTCTGCACGGGGAACATCTGCCGCTCGCCCATGGCCGAGGTGGTGTTCCGCGATCTTGCCGAAAGGCAAGGACTCGGCTCGCGCATCGTCTCGCGCAGCGCCGGCACCGGCGACTGGCACCTCGGCGAGCGCGCCGACCACCGGACGATCGACTCCCTCTCACGTCGGGGTTACGACGGCTCCCAGCACCGCGCCAAGCAGTTCACGCTGGCGTCTTTCGCCGATAACGACCTGATCGTCGCGCTCGACCGGACGCATGAGCGCATCCTGCGCGAGTGGGCGATGGACGACGACCAGGAGGGCAAGGTCACGCTCCTGCTCGCCTTCGACCCCGACGCATCGACGCACGACGTCCCCGACCCGTACTACGCCGGCACCGACATGTTCGATTCGGTGCTCGGTATGATTGAGGCGGCGACGCGGGGCCTGTTCCGCCAGCTCGAACCCGCTCTTCGCCTCCCCCGCACGCCCCGCATCTGA
- the purB gene encoding adenylosuccinate lyase, translating into MTFQPSLPPQPLSPLDGRYRAAVTGLADFLSEAGLNRARVEVEVEWLIALTDRSLFETSPLSDSDKERLRALYRDFGQDEIDWLAEKEAVTRHDVKAIEYLVRDRLSTLGLDAISELTHFACTSEDINSVSYALTVKRAVESVWLPALDGVIAKLRELAVEHADAAMLSRTHGQPATPSTMGKEIAVFAWRLERVRDQIAASEYLAKFSGATGTWSAHLSADPDADWPTIAREYVEGLGLGFNILTTQIESHDWQVELYDRVRHAGGILHNLATDIWTYISLGYFAQIPVAGATGSSTMPHKINPIRFENAEANLELSGALLGSLSQTLVTSRLQRDLTDSTTQRNIGVAFGHSLLALDNLRRGLTEISLSRDVLLADLDVNWEVLAEAIQTVIRAEVVAGRSTITDPYALLKELTRGHRVGAAELAEFVQGLEIGDAAKQRLLALTPATYTGIAERLAR; encoded by the coding sequence CTGACTTTCCAGCCTTCGCTTCCGCCGCAGCCCCTGAGCCCCCTCGACGGTCGCTACCGCGCCGCCGTGACCGGACTCGCCGACTTCCTCTCGGAGGCCGGACTCAACCGGGCCCGGGTCGAGGTGGAGGTCGAGTGGCTGATCGCCCTCACCGACCGGTCGCTGTTCGAGACATCGCCGCTGTCGGACTCCGACAAGGAGCGCCTGCGCGCGCTCTACCGCGACTTCGGCCAGGACGAGATCGACTGGCTCGCCGAGAAGGAAGCCGTCACCCGTCACGACGTCAAGGCCATCGAGTACCTGGTGCGCGATCGCCTCTCGACGCTCGGGCTCGACGCGATCTCCGAGCTCACGCACTTCGCCTGCACCAGCGAAGACATCAACTCCGTCTCGTACGCCCTCACCGTCAAGCGTGCGGTCGAGAGCGTCTGGCTGCCCGCGCTCGACGGCGTGATCGCCAAGCTGCGCGAACTCGCGGTGGAGCACGCTGATGCCGCCATGCTCTCGCGCACCCACGGACAGCCGGCGACGCCGTCGACCATGGGCAAGGAGATCGCCGTGTTCGCGTGGCGCCTCGAGCGTGTGCGCGACCAGATCGCTGCATCCGAGTACCTGGCCAAGTTCTCGGGCGCGACCGGCACCTGGTCTGCGCACCTGTCGGCAGACCCCGACGCCGACTGGCCGACCATCGCGCGCGAGTACGTCGAGGGGCTGGGGCTGGGCTTCAACATCCTCACCACCCAGATCGAGTCGCACGACTGGCAGGTCGAGCTCTACGACCGCGTGCGCCATGCCGGCGGCATCCTGCACAACCTCGCCACCGACATCTGGACCTACATCTCGCTCGGATACTTCGCGCAGATCCCGGTCGCCGGTGCGACCGGCTCGTCGACCATGCCGCACAAGATCAACCCGATCCGGTTCGAGAACGCCGAGGCGAACCTCGAGCTCTCCGGCGCCCTGCTCGGATCGCTGTCGCAGACGCTCGTGACGAGCCGCCTGCAGCGCGATCTGACCGACTCGACCACGCAGCGCAACATCGGCGTCGCGTTCGGGCACTCCCTGCTCGCGCTCGACAACCTGCGCCGGGGCCTCACCGAGATCTCGCTCTCGCGCGATGTGCTGCTCGCGGATCTCGATGTGAACTGGGAGGTGCTCGCCGAAGCCATCCAGACCGTCATCCGTGCCGAGGTCGTCGCCGGTCGCTCCACGATCACCGACCCGTACGCACTGCTCAAGGAGCTCACGCGCGGACACCGCGTGGGTGCGGCCGAGCTCGCCGAGTTCGTGCAGGGTCTGGAGATCGGCGACGCGGCCAAGCAGCGCCTGCTCGCCCTGACTCCCGCGACCTATACCGGTATCGCCGAGCGCCTGGCCCGTTAG
- a CDS encoding acyl-CoA synthetase, with translation MSAPARAFTVRHIQLLRALIAAAAALMITFSSDHSAPVGLAVFSGFVFVTSLVQILAAWLVLPAGSRWSSILQAAFGLIAGMVTGIPMWRTDDLFFIVVVTWALLTGAVEVLAGIRARRTSDPLARDAITVGAFGILLAVALLLIPAGFQQEYTIDKAGTFVLSGIILGVGLFGGYVAIVAVFLGIAGLTPRRADAVASSAAETADDAPDTAQHSTATSAELGGDR, from the coding sequence ATGTCTGCCCCTGCCCGCGCGTTCACCGTGCGTCACATCCAGCTGTTGCGCGCGCTGATCGCAGCCGCCGCGGCGCTGATGATCACCTTCTCGTCCGACCATTCGGCTCCGGTCGGGCTGGCCGTGTTCAGCGGCTTCGTGTTCGTGACCTCGCTGGTGCAGATTCTGGCCGCCTGGCTCGTGCTTCCCGCCGGGTCCCGCTGGTCTTCGATCCTCCAGGCTGCGTTCGGTCTCATCGCGGGCATGGTCACCGGCATCCCGATGTGGCGCACGGACGACCTCTTCTTCATCGTCGTGGTCACGTGGGCGCTGCTCACCGGGGCCGTCGAGGTGCTCGCCGGCATCCGCGCTCGTCGCACGTCCGACCCCCTGGCGCGCGATGCGATCACGGTCGGCGCCTTCGGCATCCTGCTCGCCGTGGCGCTGCTGCTGATCCCGGCAGGCTTCCAGCAGGAGTACACGATCGACAAGGCCGGCACCTTCGTGCTGTCCGGCATCATCCTCGGCGTGGGCCTGTTCGGAGGGTACGTGGCGATCGTCGCGGTCTTCCTCGGCATCGCCGGCCTGACCCCGCGTCGCGCCGATGCCGTGGCGAGCTCCGCCGCGGAGACGGCTGACGACGCTCCAGATACTGCACAGCACTCGACCGCAACGTCGGCTGAGCTCGGAGGAGACCGATGA
- a CDS encoding sulfurtransferase, producing the protein MTNFTTVDELNELLAEGASVRVLDVRWRLDRPDGHADYLEGHIPGAVYVPLDTELSTHGEPSEGRHPLPSTETLQTAARRWGVRAGDVVVAYDDAKGLAAARAWWLLRQAGVDVRVLAGGIRSWTAAGLPVATDDVTPEVGDVVLDEIGGQALTIDEAAAFPASGVLLDVRAPERYRGDTEPLDPVAGHIPGAVNLPTGLHLDPEGKVLDRITVLKTFASVGVTPGSSVAAYCGSGITAAHTALVLDEVGIEAKVFPGSWSQWSNTPGRPIATGDQPG; encoded by the coding sequence ATGACCAACTTCACGACCGTCGATGAGCTGAACGAACTGCTGGCCGAAGGCGCATCCGTGCGCGTGCTCGACGTGCGGTGGCGTCTGGATCGTCCCGACGGGCACGCGGACTACCTCGAAGGTCACATTCCCGGTGCCGTGTACGTGCCACTCGACACTGAGCTGTCGACTCACGGCGAGCCCTCCGAGGGGCGGCATCCGCTGCCATCGACCGAGACGCTGCAGACCGCAGCGCGGCGCTGGGGCGTCCGTGCAGGCGATGTCGTGGTCGCGTACGACGACGCGAAGGGGCTCGCGGCGGCGCGGGCCTGGTGGCTCCTGCGGCAGGCCGGCGTCGACGTGCGTGTGCTCGCGGGCGGCATCCGCTCGTGGACGGCGGCGGGACTGCCGGTCGCCACCGACGATGTGACCCCCGAAGTCGGAGACGTCGTCCTCGACGAGATCGGCGGCCAGGCGCTGACGATCGACGAAGCCGCCGCGTTCCCGGCATCCGGTGTGCTGCTCGACGTGCGCGCCCCTGAGCGCTACCGCGGCGACACCGAGCCGCTCGACCCGGTGGCGGGTCACATCCCCGGTGCGGTGAACCTGCCGACAGGGCTGCACCTGGACCCGGAGGGCAAGGTGCTCGACCGCATCACGGTGCTGAAGACCTTCGCGAGCGTCGGGGTGACCCCCGGTTCCTCGGTTGCGGCGTACTGCGGCTCGGGCATCACCGCCGCGCACACCGCGCTCGTGCTCGACGAGGTCGGCATCGAGGCGAAGGTCTTCCCCGGATCGTGGAGCCAGTGGTCGAACACGCCCGGTCGCCCGATCGCGACCGGCGACCAGCCCGGCTGA
- a CDS encoding DMT family transporter: MPSTLRWMRLRPQETALIAITAIWGSTFLLVHWAMQHSGPWFFVGIRFLVAGVISVVIFRRVLRGIRWPDIGAGVAIGVMIYLGYGLQTVGLQTIDSSTSAFITAMYVPMVPFAQWAVFRKRPPAMAFVGAGLAFVGLMLIAGPDALTLTLGAGEIATMLSTLPIAAEIILISVFAGKIDLGRITIVQLLTAGVLGLLTMPVAGESVPEFSWIWVGCAVGLGAASCIIQLTMNWAQKSVSPTRATIIYAGEPVWAGVIGRIAGERLPATALIGGGLVVLGILASELKLVRRRARE; the protein is encoded by the coding sequence ATGCCCTCCACTCTGCGTTGGATGCGTCTGAGGCCCCAGGAGACCGCGCTCATCGCGATCACCGCGATCTGGGGCAGCACCTTCCTGCTCGTGCACTGGGCGATGCAGCATTCCGGGCCCTGGTTCTTCGTCGGCATCCGGTTCCTCGTCGCCGGTGTCATCAGCGTCGTGATCTTCCGACGGGTGCTGCGCGGCATCCGCTGGCCTGACATCGGAGCCGGCGTCGCGATCGGAGTGATGATCTATCTCGGCTACGGCCTGCAGACCGTCGGCTTGCAGACGATCGACAGCAGCACCTCGGCCTTCATCACCGCGATGTACGTGCCGATGGTGCCGTTCGCGCAGTGGGCGGTGTTCCGCAAACGCCCGCCCGCCATGGCCTTCGTCGGCGCCGGGCTCGCGTTCGTCGGGCTGATGCTCATCGCCGGACCCGACGCCCTGACGCTGACGTTGGGCGCCGGTGAGATCGCGACCATGCTCAGCACCCTGCCGATCGCCGCGGAGATCATCCTGATCAGCGTGTTCGCCGGCAAGATCGACCTCGGACGCATCACGATCGTCCAGCTGCTCACGGCGGGAGTCCTGGGTCTGCTCACGATGCCGGTGGCCGGGGAGAGCGTGCCGGAGTTCTCGTGGATCTGGGTCGGCTGCGCGGTGGGGCTGGGGGCGGCGAGCTGCATCATCCAGCTCACGATGAACTGGGCGCAGAAGTCGGTCTCGCCCACGCGGGCCACCATCATCTATGCGGGAGAGCCTGTCTGGGCGGGGGTCATCGGACGTATCGCTGGAGAGCGCCTGCCCGCCACGGCGCTGATCGGCGGAGGGCTCGTCGTGCTCGGCATCCTTGCCAGCGAGCTGAAGCTCGTGCGTCGGCGCGCGCGGGAGTAG
- a CDS encoding GTP cyclohydrolase II — protein MIETSTVAPVATERTRVRVPLRFGDGFSTTADVVTFDGLVDGREHLLLGLGDWRAALDRAADGGDAPLVRPHSECLTGDVFGSERCDCGPQLREAVERIAAEGGFLLYLRQEGRGIGLYAKLDAYALQDAGLDTYEANVALGHGEDERDYTVAAQMLRAVGTDAIRLLSNNPDKAVQLEALGIRVTERVRTEVHLSESNSRYLQAKRDHTAHTLDLSAA, from the coding sequence ATGATTGAAACTTCAACCGTCGCTCCGGTCGCCACGGAGCGCACCCGCGTCCGCGTGCCGCTGCGTTTCGGCGATGGCTTCTCCACCACGGCCGACGTCGTGACCTTCGACGGACTGGTCGACGGACGTGAGCACCTGCTGCTCGGACTCGGGGACTGGCGCGCCGCGCTCGATCGCGCGGCCGACGGCGGCGACGCACCCCTCGTGCGCCCCCACAGCGAGTGCCTGACCGGCGACGTCTTCGGCTCAGAGCGCTGCGACTGCGGCCCCCAGCTGCGCGAAGCCGTGGAGCGGATCGCGGCAGAAGGCGGCTTCCTGCTCTACCTGCGCCAGGAGGGACGCGGCATCGGCCTGTACGCCAAGCTCGACGCGTACGCACTGCAGGATGCGGGCCTCGACACCTACGAGGCGAACGTCGCCCTCGGGCACGGCGAGGACGAGCGCGACTACACGGTCGCCGCGCAGATGCTGCGCGCGGTGGGCACCGACGCGATCCGCCTGCTGAGCAACAACCCCGACAAGGCCGTGCAGCTCGAGGCACTCGGCATCCGAGTCACCGAGCGGGTGCGCACCGAGGTGCACCTGTCCGAGTCGAACTCCCGCTACCTGCAGGCCAAGCGGGACCACACGGCACACACGCTCGACCTGTCAGCAGCGTGA
- a CDS encoding MarR family winged helix-turn-helix transcriptional regulator, whose protein sequence is MTAEPRHPRRLDDAEMATWLPVIRFVQLLPQVLDRTLKDEVGLNHARYAIMVTLAGQNDGAVTMTELARIAGLSRSRLSHALDSLEERGWVSRTSCRTDKRTLSATLTPEGREMLRTAAPVHVDQVRELVLDPLSPEERDQLGAILGKLLPGVTAAL, encoded by the coding sequence ATGACCGCGGAGCCGCGGCACCCGCGTCGCCTCGACGACGCCGAGATGGCGACCTGGCTCCCCGTCATCCGCTTCGTCCAGCTGCTGCCGCAGGTGCTCGACCGCACGCTCAAGGACGAGGTAGGCCTGAACCACGCCCGCTACGCGATCATGGTGACCCTCGCCGGGCAGAACGACGGCGCCGTGACCATGACCGAGCTCGCCCGCATCGCCGGGCTGAGCCGGTCGCGCCTGAGCCATGCGCTGGACTCGCTCGAGGAGCGCGGCTGGGTCAGCCGCACCTCGTGCCGCACCGACAAGCGCACGCTCTCGGCCACGTTGACGCCGGAGGGCAGGGAAATGCTGCGCACCGCCGCCCCCGTGCACGTGGATCAGGTGCGCGAGCTGGTGCTCGATCCGCTGAGCCCCGAGGAGCGCGACCAGCTCGGTGCGATCCTCGGCAAGCTGCTGCCCGGCGTGACCGCAGCGCTGTAG
- a CDS encoding helix-turn-helix domain-containing protein, with protein MADIVPFPRAPRPARPRLSDPEPLWRHLLGDQLRRRRHDRDETLTETAEKAGVSPQYLSEVERGRKEPSSEMIAAIAGALDTSLIELTSAVADELRSTAVPASAAVSVSVSVSRQAFALAA; from the coding sequence ATGGCCGACATCGTCCCGTTCCCGCGCGCACCGCGCCCCGCTCGCCCCCGCCTCAGCGACCCAGAGCCGCTCTGGCGCCACCTGCTCGGCGACCAGCTGCGCCGTCGACGACATGACCGCGACGAGACGCTCACCGAGACCGCCGAGAAGGCCGGCGTCTCACCGCAGTACCTCTCCGAGGTCGAGCGCGGACGCAAGGAGCCGTCGAGCGAGATGATCGCCGCGATCGCCGGGGCGCTCGACACCAGCCTGATCGAGCTGACCAGCGCCGTGGCAGACGAGCTGCGATCGACCGCGGTCCCGGCATCCGCTGCGGTGTCGGTGTCGGTGTCGGTGTCGCGCCAGGCGTTCGCGCTCGCGGCCTGA
- a CDS encoding ClpP family protease: MSGYTIPNVIAQHPRGERIMDVYSHLLAERVIYLGTGIDAGVANALIAQLLHLDADSPEAGIQFSINSEGGDPGAALAIYDTLQHIRPAVATTCVGQAIGPAALLVAAGAPGQRAALAHARIVLHQPAGQSRGAIPDLILAADEVVRVRSDMEEILARHSGRTVAELRADTDRDRVFTASAAREYGLIDTVLGARGD; encoded by the coding sequence ATGAGCGGCTACACGATCCCGAACGTGATCGCGCAGCATCCGCGCGGGGAACGCATCATGGACGTCTACTCGCACCTGCTCGCCGAGCGCGTGATCTACCTGGGCACCGGCATCGACGCGGGGGTCGCGAACGCGCTGATCGCGCAGCTGCTGCACCTGGATGCCGACAGTCCCGAGGCCGGCATCCAGTTCTCCATCAACAGCGAGGGCGGCGACCCCGGTGCAGCGCTGGCGATCTACGACACCCTGCAGCACATCCGTCCGGCCGTCGCGACGACCTGCGTCGGACAGGCGATCGGGCCCGCGGCACTGCTGGTCGCGGCGGGTGCGCCGGGGCAGCGGGCGGCGCTCGCCCATGCGCGGATCGTGCTGCACCAGCCGGCCGGTCAGTCGCGCGGCGCGATCCCCGACCTGATCCTCGCGGCCGACGAGGTGGTGCGGGTGCGCAGCGACATGGAGGAGATCCTCGCCAGGCACAGCGGACGCACGGTGGCCGAGCTGCGGGCCGACACCGACCGCGACCGGGTGTTCACCGCCTCGGCGGCGCGGGAGTACGGGTTGATCGACACGGTGCTCGGCGCGCGCGGGGACTGA
- a CDS encoding ClpP family protease, with amino-acid sequence MSEDNPIPQFGPEARRALFHERVLVLDGALDDDNGTLLMTQLLTLSAEDPATDIALWIHSPGGSVPSMLAIRDIMRLIPNDVATLALGLACSAGQFLLSAGTHGKRRALPHARILMHQGSAGIGGSAGEIETQADDLRHMRDTVLGLIAADTGQPVERIFEDSLHDRWYTAGQALDYGFIDGIVSSIDEVMPRRRARVGLGVGA; translated from the coding sequence ATGAGCGAAGACAACCCCATCCCGCAGTTCGGGCCCGAGGCCCGCCGCGCGCTGTTCCACGAGCGGGTGCTCGTGCTCGACGGTGCCCTCGACGACGACAACGGCACGCTGCTCATGACGCAGCTGCTCACGCTGTCGGCCGAGGACCCCGCCACCGACATCGCGCTCTGGATCCACTCGCCCGGCGGCTCCGTGCCGTCGATGCTGGCCATCCGCGACATCATGCGGCTGATCCCCAACGACGTCGCCACCCTCGCGCTCGGTCTCGCGTGCAGCGCGGGACAGTTCCTGCTGTCGGCTGGCACGCACGGCAAGCGGCGGGCGCTGCCCCACGCGCGCATCCTGATGCACCAGGGATCGGCGGGCATCGGTGGGTCCGCCGGCGAGATAGAGACCCAGGCCGACGACCTCCGCCACATGCGCGACACCGTGCTGGGACTCATCGCCGCCGACACCGGGCAGCCCGTCGAGCGGATCTTCGAGGACTCGCTGCACGACCGCTGGTATACAGCCGGCCAGGCGCTGGACTACGGGTTCATCGACGGCATCGTCTCCTCGATCGACGAGGTCATGCCCCGCAGGCGAGCCCGCGTCGGACTGGGGGTCGGCGCATGA
- a CDS encoding acyl-CoA thioesterase, with protein sequence MAKQKAPAWSEDGLNFRTRKWVRPEDLNANGSLFGGSLLKWIDEEAAIYAIVQLGNYRAVTKHISEINFEASAVQGDLIEIGLQATHFGNTSLTMRAVARNMITRKRILTIEKIVFVSLDEDGVPTPHGYSDITYNRDRMPTERLATGTIRLPG encoded by the coding sequence ATGGCGAAGCAGAAGGCACCGGCGTGGTCGGAGGACGGACTCAACTTCCGCACCCGCAAGTGGGTGCGGCCCGAGGACCTCAACGCGAACGGGTCGCTGTTCGGCGGCAGCCTGCTGAAATGGATCGACGAGGAAGCCGCGATCTACGCGATCGTGCAGCTGGGCAACTACCGCGCGGTGACCAAGCACATCTCCGAGATCAACTTCGAGGCGTCCGCGGTGCAGGGTGACCTGATCGAGATCGGCCTGCAGGCCACGCACTTCGGGAACACCTCGCTCACGATGCGGGCGGTGGCGCGCAACATGATCACGCGCAAGCGCATCCTCACGATCGAGAAGATCGTGTTCGTGAGCCTCGACGAGGATGGCGTGCCGACCCCGCACGGCTACAGCGACATCACCTACAACCGCGACCGCATGCCCACCGAGCGTCTGGCGACGGGCACCATCCGCCTCCCCGGCTGA
- a CDS encoding trans-sulfuration enzyme family protein, translating into MTAPLHPDTVAVHSGRSDLEGLGVHALPIDLSTTNPLPDIERGGDSYEAMATGGRPPADGSMVYARLWNPTVARFEEALAELEHAEASVAFASGMAAMTAVILAHTGATGLRHVVAVRPLYGGTDHLLGSGLLGVETTYCYPDEVAASIRPDTGLVVLETPANPTLELADIADVVRQAGAVPVVVDNTFATPVLQNPIDLGAAMSLHSATKYLGGHGDVIAGVVACSEETAEALRRVRAVTGGLLHPLGAYLLHRGLTTLPVRMRQQQENARRVVQWLIDRPEVAEVFYPGLDGDPHGLLARQMRGTGAMIAMRMQGGFAAASAVTTATTLFTHAVSLGGVDSLIQHPAALTHRPVPPEARPAADVLRLSIGLENVDDLIADLAQAFAALPAVVGTSPLPSSEEVVRA; encoded by the coding sequence ATGACTGCACCGCTGCATCCTGACACCGTCGCCGTGCACAGCGGCCGCTCCGACCTCGAGGGTCTGGGGGTCCACGCGCTGCCGATCGACCTGTCGACCACGAATCCGCTGCCGGACATCGAGCGCGGAGGCGACTCGTATGAGGCGATGGCGACCGGTGGGCGACCACCGGCCGACGGCAGCATGGTCTACGCACGGCTGTGGAACCCGACCGTCGCCCGGTTCGAGGAGGCGCTCGCCGAGCTCGAGCACGCCGAGGCGTCGGTGGCGTTCGCGTCGGGCATGGCGGCGATGACCGCGGTGATCCTCGCGCACACCGGGGCGACCGGGCTGCGGCACGTGGTCGCCGTCCGCCCGCTCTACGGCGGTACCGATCACCTGCTCGGGTCCGGCTTGCTCGGCGTCGAGACGACCTACTGCTACCCGGATGAGGTCGCGGCGAGCATCCGTCCCGACACCGGACTTGTCGTGCTGGAGACGCCGGCCAACCCCACGCTCGAGCTCGCCGACATCGCCGACGTGGTGCGGCAGGCCGGCGCGGTGCCCGTGGTCGTCGACAACACCTTCGCGACCCCGGTGCTGCAGAACCCGATCGACCTGGGCGCGGCGATGTCGCTGCACAGCGCCACCAAGTATCTGGGGGGACACGGCGATGTGATCGCGGGTGTGGTCGCCTGCAGCGAAGAGACCGCCGAGGCCCTGCGCCGGGTACGGGCGGTGACCGGGGGGCTGCTGCATCCGCTCGGCGCCTACCTGCTGCACCGCGGGCTCACCACGCTGCCCGTGCGGATGCGCCAGCAGCAGGAGAACGCGCGCCGAGTCGTGCAGTGGCTGATCGACAGGCCCGAGGTCGCCGAGGTGTTCTATCCGGGGCTCGACGGCGACCCGCACGGTCTCCTCGCGCGGCAGATGCGGGGCACCGGCGCGATGATCGCGATGCGGATGCAGGGTGGGTTCGCCGCGGCATCCGCCGTCACGACGGCGACGACGCTGTTCACGCACGCGGTGTCGCTGGGAGGTGTGGATTCGCTGATCCAGCATCCGGCGGCGCTGACTCACCGGCCCGTGCCGCCGGAGGCGCGACCGGCCGCCGATGTGCTGCGCCTGTCGATCGGGCTCGAGAACGTCGACGACCTGATCGCCGACCTCGCGCAGGCGTTCGCGGCGCTGCCCGCCGTGGTCGGCACCTCGCCGCTGCCGTCGTCGGAGGAGGTCGTGCGGGCCTGA